AATACACAAAAGTAACCATTTAATCAGTATTTATAACGAATTGTTTAGAACTCGCATCAAATGTTACTAAATTGGAACTAAATAATGTGGAAACACTACCGTCAGCAATTAAAGTTTCAGTATCCCCAGCAATTAACCCTTTTTCATTCATTAATAATAATTCATCAGCCAATTGAAGGGCCAAAGAGATTTCATGTGAAGAGATTAAAACTGTTTTTTGATACTTTTTAGATAATGTTTTTAATAATTTAAAAATGGCAACTTTATTCTGAATATCTAAATGTGCCGTGGGTTCATCCAAAATGATAAGATCTGTATTCTGTGCCAAAGCTCTTGCTATCATTACTTTTTGTAACTGACCATCACTAAGTTCATTATACCTTTTATCAATTATATGTTTTATATTGGTTTGTGAAATCGCAAGATCAATAAAATTAATGTCATCTTCAGTTAAACTACCAATCCAATTGGTATAAGGCTGTCTTCCTAAGGCAATGAGTTCATATACGGTAAGGTTGCTTTCTGGAATTCTTTCCGTCATCACCAAGCTCATTTTTTTTGCCAAATCAATATTTGTTATAGACTCTAATGCTATAGCACCAATGAAAACAGTGCCATCTAGTTGCGGTTGCACCTTGGTTAACGTGCGAATTAATGTAGATTTACCAATTCCATTTTTTCCTAATAAACAAACAAATTGGCCTTTTGATAAGCTAATATTTATGTTATCAGCGATACAAAGTGTTTTCTTTTTATGTTGATAACCAATTTTTAAATTTTCGGTTTTTAATACGATATGTGAATGATTTGTAATCAATAGCTATTTCTTTTTCTAATAAGCAGCCAAATTACTACAGGAGCACCAAACAAAGAGGTAACGGCATTAATAGGCAATGTATATTCACTGGTAGGTAATTGGGCAATGGTATCGCTAAAGAGCATTATAATGGCTCCTATAATAGATACTGCTGGTAAAATAATTTTATGATCTGATGTTTTTATAATCAATTTTGTTAAATGAGGAACAGCGAGTCCAATAAAGGCAATTGGTCCAGAGAAAGCGGTTATAACGCCAGTAAGTAACCCCGTGACAACCATGGTCAAATTTCGTGTTTTCTTTAAGTTTACCCCCAAGCTCACCGCATAGTTCTCTCCTAATAGTAAACTGTTTAACGGTTTTATAATGGTGATTACCAGACCTAAGCTCAACACGGTAACAAATAATAGAATCAAGATCTCGCTCCATGCTAAGTTTCCTAAACTTCCAAAGGTCCAAAAAACATATTGTTGTAAGCTTTCGGCACTGCTAAAATAGGCAAGAATACTTATGATTGCAGCGGTAAAGCTTCCAAACATTAATCCTATAATAAGAATGGACATGGTATTTTTAATATTTCTAGCCACTAACATTACAACAGACAATACAAAGAAAGCACCCAAACTGGCGGCAAGAGCAATTCCTATATTTGAAATGGATAGGGTAGCGGCAGCACCTGCAAAAGTAGAAGTGCCTAAGATTAATATGGCAACACCTAAACTTGCCCCAGAACTGATACCTAATACAAAAGGACCAGCAAGAGGATTTCTAAAAAGCGT
The nucleotide sequence above comes from Aureibaculum algae. Encoded proteins:
- a CDS encoding ABC transporter ATP-binding protein; translation: MITNHSHIVLKTENLKIGYQHKKKTLCIADNINISLSKGQFVCLLGKNGIGKSTLIRTLTKVQPQLDGTVFIGAIALESITNIDLAKKMSLVMTERIPESNLTVYELIALGRQPYTNWIGSLTEDDINFIDLAISQTNIKHIIDKRYNELSDGQLQKVMIARALAQNTDLIILDEPTAHLDIQNKVAIFKLLKTLSKKYQKTVLISSHEISLALQLADELLLMNEKGLIAGDTETLIADGSVSTLFSSNLVTFDASSKQFVINTD
- a CDS encoding FecCD family ABC transporter permease produces the protein MLLCLLGVAFLINISLGSVDIPLEDIVKILFGNDSIKGSWQDIILDFRLPKSITAILVGSGLSISGLLMQTLFRNPLAGPFVLGISSGASLGVAILILGTSTFAGAAATLSISNIGIALAASLGAFFVLSVVMLVARNIKNTMSILIIGLMFGSFTAAIISILAYFSSAESLQQYVFWTFGSLGNLAWSEILILLFVTVLSLGLVITIIKPLNSLLLGENYAVSLGVNLKKTRNLTMVVTGLLTGVITAFSGPIAFIGLAVPHLTKLIIKTSDHKIILPAVSIIGAIIMLFSDTIAQLPTSEYTLPINAVTSLFGAPVVIWLLIRKRNSY